The Paramisgurnus dabryanus chromosome 1, PD_genome_1.1, whole genome shotgun sequence genome includes a window with the following:
- the flncb gene encoding filamin-C isoform X3, producing the protein MMSNNTYYDQQLPPQYYQGTDNGEDADEEMPATEKDLAEDAPWKKIQQNTFTRWCNEHLKCLNKKINDLQKDLSDGLKLIGLLEVLSQKKMYRKYHSRPNFRQMKLENVSVALEFLEREHIRLVSIDSKAIVDGNLKLILGLIWTLILHYSISMPMWEDEDDEDARKLTPKQRLLGWIQNKVPQLPINNFHRDWRDGKALGALVDNCAPGLCPDWETWDPSQPVENAREAMQQADDWLGVPQVIAPEEIVDPNVDEHSVMTYLSQFPKAKLKPGAPLRSKTLHPKRAKAYGPGIEPRGNVVLRPAEFVVETVEAGLGEVLVYIEDPEGHTEEARVIANNDRNRSYSVVYVPKVEGLHKVKVLFAGQDIDRSPFLVNVSKALGDPNKVQARGPGLEPVGNVANKPTYFDIYTAGAGAGDVGVIIVDSQGRRDTVEIILENRGDSVFRCTYGPILEGPHTVYVTFAGQQIPRSPFTVHISEAPTSGRQIGSPVNIIPQSIRTPPSEKGKKLPPPTPPKPRRPTSNPNACRAIGRGLQPKGVRVKEVADFKVYTKGAGSGELRVQVKGPRGGDEPVKVQEVGDGVYECNYYPIFPGKYIVTITWGGHAIPRSPFEVTISEEAGPQKVRAWGPGLETGMVGKSADFVVEAIGTEVGTLGFSIEGPSQAKIECDDKGDGSCDVLYWPTEPGDYAVHVICDDEDIKDSPFMAHILPAANDVFPEKVKCYGPGLEPTGCIVNKPAKFTIDARGAGRGHLQIYAQDSEGYPIDIQITDNGDSTYFCIYIPTKPIKHTIIITWGDVNVPNSPFRVTIGEGSHPENVMVHGPGVEKTGLKANEPTYFTVDCSEAGQGDVSIGIKCAPGVVGPAEADIDFDIIKNDNDTFTVKYTPPGAGRYTIMVLFADQEIPISPFRIKVDPSHDANKVKAEGPGLNNTGVEVGKPTHFTIYTKGAGKATPEVKFTAAGKGEAVSDFEIIDNHDYSFTVRYTALQQGNMSISVCHGGDPIPKSPFTITVAPPLDLNKVKVQGLNNKVDVGKDEEFTINTRGAGGQGKVDVKITSPSRRPIPCKVESGTANEVHSVKYIPPEEGPYKIDISYDGNPVPGSPFTVEGVMPPDPSKVRAYGPGLKGGIVGKPAPFAIDTKGAGTGGLGLTVEGPCEAKIECQDNGDGSCSVSYLPTEPGEYSINILFAEAHIPGSPFKAMVQSVFDPSKVTASGPGLERGKVDEAASFTVDCSKAGEAELTIEIISDTGAKAEVHVQNNSDGTYSITYIPPFHGMYTITIKYGGHAVPKFPARVQVDPALDTSGIKVYGPGVEPRGVLREVTTHFAVDTRAHSIMGGNHIKVRIVNPSGANTDAYITDKGDGTYKVEYTAYEDGVHLIEVLYDDVPVPKSPFKVSVTEGCDPTRVRAYGPGLEEGLVNKPNRFTVETRGAGTGGLGLAIEGPSEAKMSCKDNKDGSCSVEYIPFTPGEYDVNITFGGLHIPGSPFRVPVRELVDPSMVKCSGPGLGSGVRAHVPQTFTVDCSKAGLAPLEVLLYGPTGMVEPVNITDNGDGTHTVIYTPAKDGPYSVCVKYAEQEVPRSPFKIKVLPAHDASKVRASGPGLNASGVPASLPVEFTIDARDAGEGLLTVQILDPEGKPKKANIRDNRDGTYTVSYVPDMTGRYTITIKYGGDEIPYSPYRIHALPTGDASKCLVTVSIGGHGLGSGLGPTIQIGEETVITVDAKAAGKGNVTCKVSTPDGAELDVDVVENSDGTFDIYYTAPEPGKYVITIRFGGEHIPNSPFHVVASDTIPIIEEPCDKLQLQQPYAPYQGYTPHWATEEPVTATDVMDPMLRPFNLVIPFTVQKGEITGEVRMPSGKTARPNITDNKDGTVTVKYAPTEKGLHEMDIKYEGNHIPGSPLQFYVDAINSGHVNAYGPGLSHGMVNKPAIFTIVTKDAGEGGLSLAVEGPSKAEISCKDNKDGTCTVSYMPTAPGDYNIIVKFDDKHIAGSPFTAKITGDDSMRTSQLNVGTATDVSLKITETDLSSLSASIRAPSGNEEPCLLKRLPNRHIGISFTPKEVGEHVVSVKKNGKHVTNSPFKIMVGQSEIGDASKVKVFGKGLIEGHTFEVAEFIVDTRSAGYGGLGLSIEGPSKVDINCSDVDDGTCKVTYCPTEPGTYIINIKFADQHVPGSPFTVKILGEGRMKESITRRRQAPSIATVGSTCDLNLKIPGNWFQMVSAQERHTRTFTRSSHTYTRTERTEISKTRAGETKREVRVEESTQVGGDPFRDVFGGFLSRENLSPFSGAQARQSDGESGTQEMTAQVTSPSGKTEDAEIIEGEDSAYSVRFVPQEMGAHTVNVKYRGQHVPGSPFQFTVGPLGEGGAHKVRAGGTGLDRGVAGVPAEFSIWTREAGAGGLSIAVEGPSKAEISFEDRKDGSCGVAYVVQEPGDYEVSIKFNDEHIPDSPFIVPVASLSDDARLLTVTSLQEMGLKVNQEASFAVQLNGARGAIDAKVHTPSGAVEECYITELDNDKHAIRFIPRENGVHSIDVRFNGSHIPGSPFKIRVGEPGQAGDPGMVTAFGPGLEGGTTGVPSDFIVNTCNAGSGALSVTIDGPSKVKMDCQECPEGYKVTYTPMAPGSYLISIKYGGPQHIVGSPFKAKVTGARLSGGHSLHETSSVLVETVTKSSSVAGSFSSLPKFSSDASKVISRGAGLSKAFIGQKNTFTVDCSKAGTNMLMVGVHGPKTPCEEVYVKHMGNRMYNVTYTVKEKGDYILIVKWGEEMVPGSPFHVTVP; encoded by the exons GCCTGTGTCCTGACTGGGAGACATGGGACCCAAGCCAGCCAGTAGAAAATGCGAGAGAAGCCATGCAGCAGGCTGACGATTGGCTCGGCGTGCCTCAG GTGATTGCTCCCGAGGAGATTGTGGATCCAAACGTGGATGAGCACTCTGTGATGACCTACCTGTCTCAGTTCCCCAAAGCCAAACTCAAACCTGGTGCCCCTCTGCGGTCTAAAACCCTACACCCCAAAAGAGCCAAGGCTTATGGGCCAG gtATTGAGCCCAGAGGTAATGTGGTTTTGAGGCCAGCTGAGTTTGTCGTTGAGACCGTGGAGGCTGGACTTGGGGAGGTGCTGGTCTACATTGAAGATCCAGAAGGTCACACAGAGGAG GCCAGAGTCATTGCCAACAACGACAGAAACAGAAGCTACTCTGTGGTCTATGTGCCAAAAGTAGAGGGTCTACATAAG GTGAAGGTGCTGTTTGCTGGTCAGGATATTGACAGGAGCCCTTTTCTGGTCAATGTGTCAAAAGCATTGGGAGACCCAAACAAGGTTCAGGCACGTGGGCCTGGCTTGGAACCAGTGGGGAACGTTGCCAACAAGCCCACCTATTTTGACATCTACACAGCAG GTGCCGGAGCGGGTGATGTCGGTGTGATCATCGTGGACTCTCAGGGACGAAGAGATACAGTGGAGATTATTCTGGAAAATAGGGGCGATAGCGTTTTTCGTTGCACCTACGGTCCCATTCTAGAGGGACCCCACACTGTGTATGTGACATTTGCTGGCCAGCAAATACCCAGAAGCCCTTTCACCGTTCACATCTCTGAGG CTCCTACGAGCGGCCGGCAGATCGGCTCCCCGGTTAACATAATTCCTCAGTCTATACGCACACCACCCTCAGAAAAGGGCAAGAAACTCCCTCCCCCAACTCCACCCAAACCCAGGCGACCAA CGAGTAATCCAAATGCATGTCGGGCCATCGGTCGTGGCCTGCAACCCAAGGGCGTGCGTGTGAAGGAAGTTGCAGATTTTAAGGTGTATACAAAGGGGGCGGGCAGCGGAGAACTACGCGTTCAGGTCAAAGGGCCAA gaGGTGGGGATGAGCCTGTTAAGGTCCAGGAGGTGGGAGATGGAGTGTACGAATGCAACTACTACCCAATTTTCCCCGGAAAGTACATTGTCACCATTACATGGGGTGGACACGCCATCCCTCGCAG CCCATTCGAGGTAACCATAAGTGAGGAAGCAGGACCCCAGAAGGTACGAGCGTGGGGTCCAGGCTTGGAGACCGGCATGGTGGGCAAATCAGCTGACTTTGTGGTGGAGGCCATTGGCACGGAGGTTGGAACCTTAG GTTTTTCCATCGAGGGCCCATCGCAGGCTAAGATCGAGTGTGATGACAAGGGTGATGGATCGTGTGATGTTCTCTACTGGCCTACCGAGCCTGGTGACTACGCGGTCCATGTCATCTGCGATGATGAAGATATCAAGGACAGCCCCTTTATGGCCCACATCCTTCCTGCAGCCAATGACGTCTTCCCTGAGAAG GTCAAGTGCTACGGTCCTGGGTTAGAGCCAACCGGGTGCATCGTAAACAAACCCGCCAAGTTTACAATTGATGCACGTGGAGCCGGCAGAGGCCATCTACAGATTTACGCTCAG GACTCGGAAGGTTACCCCATCGACATCCAGATCACAGATAATGGTGACAGCACATATTTCTGCATCTATATACCTACTAAGCCCATCAAACACACCATAATCATCACCTGGGGAGATGTCAATGTTCCCAACAGTCCATTCAGG GTGACCATTGGAGAAGGTAGTCATCCAGAGAATGTGATGGTGCATGGACCAGGCGTGGAGAAGACTGGGTTGAAGGCCAATGAACCTACCTACTTCACCGTAGACTGTAGCGAGGCTGGGCAAG GAGATGTAAGCATTGGGATTAAGTGTGCACCTGGTGTGGTTGGACCCGCTGAAGcagacattgattttgacatTATTAAAAACGACAACGACACGTTTACAGTGAAATACACGCCCCCTGGAGCCGGGCGCTACACCATCATGGTGCTATTTGCAGATCAG GAAATTCCTATCAGCCCCTTCCGGATCAAAGTCGACCCATCCCACGATGCTAATAAAGTGAAGGCAGAAGGTCCCGGTCTCAACAATACAG GTGTGGAAGTTGGCAAGCCGACCCACTTCACGATCTACACTAAAGGTGCGGGTAAGGCGACCCCTGAAGTTAAGTTCACCGCAGCTGGGAAAGGAGAAGCCGTTAGTGACTTTGAGATCATCGATAACCATGACTATTCCTTCACTGTGCGCTACACTGCATTACAACAG GGTAACATGAGCATATCTGTGTGCCATGGTGGTGACCCCATCCCTAAAAGCCCATTTACCATCACTGTTGCTCCTCCTTTGGATCTCAACAAGGTCAAAGTTCAAGGGCTCAACAACA AAGTGGATGTGGGAAAAGATGAGGAATTTACCATCAACACTCGTGGCGCGGGAGGTCAGGGAAAGGTGGACGTCAAGATTACGTCACCCTCTCGTCGACCAATCCCGTGCAAGGTGGAATCCGGAACGGCCAATGAGGTTCACTCTGTTAAGTACATCCCCCCGGAGGAGGGGCCTTACAAAATAGACATCAGCTATGATGGAAACCCTGTGCCTGGAAGTCCATTTACAGTGGAGGGGGTGATGCCTCCGGATCCCTCAAAG GTGCGAGCCTATGGCCCTGGTCTGAAGGGAGGCATTGTGGGTAAGCCCGCTCCATTTGCCATTGACACCAAGGGTGCAGGCACCGGTGGCCTGGGGTTGACAGTGGAGGGCCCATGCGAGGCCAAAATCGAGTGCCAGGACAACGGAGATGGCTCTTGCTCAGTGTCCTATCTGCCCACCGAGCCAGGCGAGTACAGCATCAACATCCTGTTTGCCGAAGCCCACATTCCCGGTTCCCCCTTCAAAGCCATGGTGCAGTCCGTCTTCGATCCCAGCAAAGTCACAGCCAGTGGACCGGGGCTGGAGAGAGGAAAGGTGGATGAAGCAGCGTCATTCACGGTGGACTGCTCCAAAGCAGGGGAGGCGGAGCTGACCATCGAAATTATTTCAGATACAGGAGCGAAGGCAGAGGTCCATGTTCAGAACAACAGCGACGGGACGTATTCCATCACCTACATCCCTCCTTTCCATGGAATGTACACCATAACGATTAAATACGGAGGACATGCGGTGCCCAAATTCCCTGCGAGGGTGCAGGTAGATCCCGCTTTGGACACCAGCGGAATTAAAGTCTACGGTCCAGGAGTGGAACCCAGAg GTGTACTTCGTGAGGTCACTACACACTTTGCCGTTGACACACGGGCTCACAGTATTATGGGAGGCAACCACATTAAAGTTCGTATTGTTAACCCATCTGGTGCCAACACGGACGCATACATCACAGACAAAGGGGATGGCACATACAAAGTCGAATATACAGCGTACGAGGACG GTGTGCATCTGATAGAGGTCCTGTATGACGATGTGCCCGTTCCCAAAAGCCCTTTTAAGGTGTCGGTAACCGAAGGCTGTGATCCCACCCGTGTACGGGCCTATGGTCCCGGTCTGGAAGAGGGTCTGGTTAACAAACCCAACCGTTTCACTGTGGAGACTAG GGGTGCTGGTACAGGTGGGCTTGGTTTGGCCATCGAGGGTCCGTCAGAAGCCAAGATGTCCTGTAAAGATAACAAAGATGGCAGCTGTAGTGTGGAGTATATTCCCTTCACTCCTGGAGAATATGACGTCAACATCACTTTCGGAGGTCTGCATATTCCAG GGAGTCCGTTCAGGGTGCCTGTGAGGGAACTGGTGGACCCCAGTATGGTGAAATGTTCTGGCCCAGGTCTGGGCAGTGGAGTCAGAGCTCACGTCCCTCAAACCTTCACTGTggactgcagcaaagctggacTCGCCCCACTGGAGGTTCTGCTGTATGGACCCACAG GAATGGTAGAACCGGTAAATATTACAGACAATGGTGACGGCACACACACGGTGATCTACACCCCTGCGAAAGATGGACCCTACAGTGTGTGTGTCAAGTATGCAGAGCAAGAAGTGCCACGCAG TCCATTTAAGATCAAGGTGCTGCCCGCTCACGACGCCAGTAAAGTCCGTGCCAGCGGTCCAGGTCTGAATGCCTCCGGCGTGCCCGCCAGCCTACCCGTGGAGTTCACCATCGATGCCCGGGACGCAGGGGAGGGGCTTCTTACCGTACAGATACTG GACCCAGAAGGCAAACCAAAGAAGGCCAATATTCGGGATAACAGAGACGGGACGTACACCGTGTCCTACGTACCAGACATGACGGGACGCTACACTATTACCATTAAATACGGTGGAGATGAGATCCCGTACTCGCCATACCGTATCCATGCACTGCCTACTGGAGATGCCAGCAAATGTCTGGTGACAG TATCTATTGGAGGACACGGACTAG GTTCAGGACTTGGACCCACTATTCAGATCGGAGAGGAGACGGTTATCACTGTGGATGCAAAGGCCGCTGGGAAGGGAAATGTCACATGCAAGGTGTCAACACCAGATGGGGCGGAGCTAGACGTGGACGTAGTGGAGAACTCTGATGGCACCTTTGATATCTACTATACCGCTCCCGAACCCGGGAAATATGTCATCACCATCCGCTTCGGAGGAGAGCACATTCCCAACAGTCCCTTTCATGTGGTG GCATCTGACACCATCCCTATAATCGAGGAACCGTGTGATAAACTACAGTTACAGCAGCCCTACGCCCCCTACCAGGGTTACACCCCTCATTGG GCTACAGAAGAGCCGGTCACTGCAACGGACGTCATGGACCCGATGCTCCGTCCCTTTAATCTGGTCATTCCATTTACAGTGCAGAAGGGGGAGATTACAG GTGAGGTGCGTATGCCCTCTGGTAAAACCGCTCGCCCCAACATCACTGATAACAAGGACGGGACCGTCACAGTCAAATACGCCCCTACTGAGAAAGGCCTCCATGAGATGGACATCAAATATGAGGGGAATCATATACCAG GAAGTCCATTGCAGTTCTATGTCGATGCCATTAACAGTGGGCACGTGAATGCATACGGCCCTGGTCTGAGTCACGGCATGGTCAACAAACCCGCCATCTTTACAATCGTAACCAAAGATGCAGGAGAAG GTGGTCTTTCTTTGGCAGTTGAGGGTCCATCTAAAGCAGAGATCAGCTGTAAGGATAATAAAGATGGCACCTGCACTGTGTCCTACATGCCGACGGCTCCAGGAGACTACAACATAATTGTCAAATTTGATGATAAGCACATTGCTGGAAGCCCCTTCACAGCTAAGATCAcgg GTGATGATTCCATGAGGACATCTCAGCTGAACGTTGGCACAGCGACAGATGTTTCTCTGAAGATCACGGAGACGGACCTGAGCTCTTTAAGCGCGAGCATCAGAGCCCCGTCTGGCAATGAAGAGCCCTGTCTGCTGAAGAGACTCCCAAACCGGCACATCG GAATATCCTTCACACCTAAAGAAGTGGGTGAGCACGTGGTCAGCGTGAAGAAGAACGGAAAACACGTCACCAACAGCCCTTTCAAGATCATGGTGGGTCAGTCGGAAATCGGAGACGCCAGTAAGGTGAAGGTGTTTGGGAAAGGTCTGATTGAAGGACACACTTTTGAAGTGGCCGAGTTTATTGTGGACACCAGAAGTGCAG GTTATGGAGGTCTCGGTTTGTCCATCGAAGGGCCCAGCAAAGTTGACATAAACTGTTCAGATGTGGACGATGGAACGTGCAAAGTGACTTACTGCCCCACAGAACCAGGAACCTACATCATTAACATCAAATTTGCAGACCAACACGTGCCAG GAAGTCCATTTACGGTGAAGATTCTGGGTGAGGGACGAATGAAGGAGAGCATCACCAGAAGGAGGCAGGCGCCCTCCATCGCCACAGTGGGCAGCACTTGTGACCTTAACCTTAAGATCCCAG GGAACTGGTTTCAGATGGTATCAGCCCAGGAACGGCACACTCGAACCTTCACTCGCAGCAGCCACACCTACACGCGCACCGAGCGCACAGAGATCAGCAAGACCCGTGCGGGAGAAACCAAACGCGAGGTGCGGGTGGAGGAGAGCACCCAAGTTGGGGGTGACCCCTTCAGAGATGTTTTCGGTGGATTCCTGAGCAGAGAAAACCTGAGTCCTTTCAGCGGCGCCCAGGCCCGACAATcagatg GTGAGTCAGGTACTCAGGAAATGACGGCACAGGTGACAAGCCCAAGTGGAAAGACGGAAGATGCTGAGATCATAGAAGGAGAAGACAGCGCCTACAGCGTGCGCTTCGTACCTCAAGAAATGGGAGCTCACACCGTCAATGTCAAATATAGGGGCCAGCATGTCCCCGGCAGCCCCTTCCAGTTCACCGTGGGCCCTCTGGGAGAGGGAGGTGCCCATAAGGTTCGAGCCGGTGGTACTGGATTGGACAGAGGAGTGGCAGGAGTTCCTG CCGAATTCAGCATCTGGACCCGTGAGGCTGGCGCTGGTGGTTTGTCCATAGCTGTCGAAGGGCCCAGCAAAGCCGAAATTTCCTTCGAGGACAGAAAGGACGGATCGTGCGGTGTGGCCTATGTCGTACAGGAACCTG GCGACTACGAGGTGTCGATCAAATTTAACGATGAGCACATCCCCGACAGCCCCTTCATTGTTCCTGTTGCATCGCTGTCAGACGACGCCCGCCTGCTTACCGTCACCAGCCTGCAA GAAATGGGTCTCAAGGTGAATCAGGAGGCTTCGTTCGCCGTGCAACTGAATGGAGCGAGAGGAGCGATTGACGCTAAGGTGCACACACCTTCTGGAGCAGTGGAGGAGTGTTACATCACTGAACTAGACAATG ATAAACACGCAATACGGTTTATTCCACGGGAGAACGGCGTCCACTCCATCGATGTCCGTTTTAATGGAAGTCACATCCCGGGGAGCCCCTTCAAAATCCGCGTTGGAGAACCCGGCCAGGCCGGAGATCCCGGAATGGTGACAGCTTTTGGCCCTGGATTGGAGGGAGGAACTACAG GCGTGCCTTCAGACTTCATTGTGAACACGTGTAACGCTGGGTCAGGGGCTCTGTCTGTCACAATCGATGGTCCGTCGAAGGTAAAGATGGATTGTCAGGAGTGTCCCGAAGGGTACAAGGTCACCTACACACCCATGGCTCCCGGCAGCTACCTCATCTCTATCAAATACGGAGGACCACAGCATATCGTGGGCAGCCCCTTTAAAGCCAAAGTCACTG GTGCACGTTTGTCCGGCGGACACTCTCTACACGAGACCTCATCAGTACTGGTGGAGACGGTCACAAAATCATCCTCAGTGGCCGGATCTTTCTCCTCTCTGCCGAAGTTTTCATCCGATGCCAGTAAGGTGATCTCGAGGGGGGCTGGACTCTCCAAAGCCTTCATTGGTCAGAAGAACACCTTCACGGTGGACTGCAGTAAAGCAG GGACAAACATGTTGATGGTAGGAGTGCACGGGCCAAAAACTCCATGTGAGGAAGTTTATGTCAAACACATGGGCAACAGAATGTACAATGTCACATACACAGTGAAGGAAAAAGGAGACTACATACTGATAGTCAAGTGGGGTGAAGAGATGGTGCCCGGAAGCCCTTTCCACGTCACAGTGCCTTAA